From Gottschalkiaceae bacterium SANA:
TCAGCACCAAAACCATCGGTCATTTCCTTGACGATTGCCTCTAGATCTTCTGTTTGAATATCAACAACACGGTCGATACCCATTTCCAAGGCAACGTCTAGTCGTGGACGGTCTGAAGTCAAACCAGCAACCACAACGATTCCGCCTTGGGCTTTTGCCACCTGAGCAACACCCAGACCAATCGTTCCAGGTCCCATAACAACGACAACGTCATTAACAAATACCGGGCAACGTTCCGCCATGGCGTGCACACCACATGCCATTGGTTCAACACATGCAGCTTGATCAAAGGTAACTTCTTCAGGAAGCGGCATCACACTGCCCTTCCAGGTAATTACATACTCAGCAAATCCACCATTTTGAGCAGATCCCAATCCCTTACGCTCGGCGCAATGGTTATAAAGGCCTTGTTTGCAGAAACGACATTTGCCACAAACGTGATAGGTTGTTTGAGTCAATACACGTTGTCCAACTTCGAATCCTTCAACACCTTCGCCCACTTCATCAACGTATCCAGCGATTTCATGGCCCAAAACAACGGGCGGCTTCAAAGCGAATCCGCCTTGATTGATATACACCCAGTCAGTCTGACAGATTCCAGCGCGAACAATTTTAATTCGAACCTGATCTTTTCCAGGAATTGGCATTGGTAGGTCATGCATGGAAAAATGGCCCGGTTCTATACTTTCTTTCACTAGTGCTCTCATTTTTCTTCCTCCTTATCACGCTCTTGCCAAAAATCAGTGAATCCCTGGCGGGCTTCCACATACATCCGGTAGAGCTTCTGATATTCTTTCGTCCAGTTAAAGTTCGGTTCAAATCGATCAAAATCTGGTTCAAATCCTTCAGAATCAGATTTTATTGCTTCCCAGGTCGATCTTGCGATCCCCAGTAAGCCCAATTCTTCTTCATTCGGGCGTTTTACTTGCTTGCCCGTGGCATCAGCCACCATTTGACAGATCAAATTGCTTTTGGCTCCGCCTCCCGTAAAAATCAGAGAATCTCCAGTTTCTGGCAAGTAGGCCAAACAATCCAATACAGAAAGGACAATTCCTTCATAGACTGCACGCATCATTTCACGTGCGCCGTGCTCTCTTCGCAAACCAATAAAGGATCCACAGGCAAAGGAATTTTTCACTGGTGCTCTCTCCCCATATAAATAGGGGTGATAGATGATTCCTGCCGCACCAGGTTTTAATGGACTGATGATTTCTTCAATCTCTTTATAGGTCTTCCCCTGCATAAACAGATCTCGTGCCCATTCAATAGATTCCGTTCCGTTTAATGTTGACATCAACCTCAAATAGGTATTGTCTGGTACATGACAAAGAATGCTGCCTAATGTGTAAGGCTCTTTTGCTTGAGCTTTGTCAATGACAACACCATTGGCCAAGGTTGTGCCTAAAATAATGCAGGCATCTTTGACCTTTGATGCACCCGCCCCATAACAAACCGCAATCACATCGATGGCACCCGCTATAACTGGGATCCCAGCTGGCAAGCCTGTTCTTTCAGCAACAGAGGGCCGAACTCTTCCAACAATGTTCTTGCTGGACAGAACCGGTGGCATTTTCGAAACCATGTCCCCGATTCCAAGTTCGTCTAAGCCTTCTTTCACATAGGTCTTTTGAAAAATGTTGATCATTGCCGTCGAAGCGTCTGACGCCTCGGTTGCGATCTCTCCCGTTAAGCAGTAGTTGAGATAGTCTTTGCAATGAAGGACATGCGCGATTCGTCGATAGTTGTCTGGCTCTTCTTCCTTCAACCAACGTAGAATCAAGGTATTTCCCCCTGCAAAGTTCGGCGTTACACCTCGTTTGCAGCAGTTGAGATCTGCGGTTTCCAATTGAGGAATCGATAGAGACTTGCTTCTTGTGTCATTCCACAAAATAGCAGGTCTTACAGGTTTTCCCTCTTGGTCCAAGGCCCACATGCCGTCGCCCTGGCCCGTAATTCCAATTCCCTGAATCTGATCAAAGGCTTGGGGTTGAGACTGACGCAATTGTTTCAAGAGAGTGATGACTTGCGCCCACAATTCGGGCATATCAATCTCACATGCGCCGACGAAAGGGTGGCTGACAGCCACCGCTTCCGATGCAAACGCAATGGTTCGATAAGATGAGTCCATGATCGCTATCTTTAATCGGGATGTACCCGCATCGATCACTAAAATCATGGGAGCCTCCTAGAATTTTTCTAGCGCTTGTTCAAAGTCTGCAATAATATCTTCTACATTCTCAATGCCCACAGAAATACGGATCATGCCATCAGGAATACCCATTCTCGCACGCTCGTCTGGTTCGATCTTTCCGTGAGTCATGGTTGCTGGATGTTGAACCAAGGTATCCAAATCACCAAGAGAAACACAATATTGTGCCATATGAAGTTCGTTAATTACTTTTTGCGCTTCTGGAATTCCACCATCAATGGTGAAAGAAACCAAACCGCCGAATCCTTTGCCCGTGAAAATGCTTTTGGCAAGTTCATGCTGAGGATGATTCTCCAAACCTGGGTAAGAAACATCCACTACTTTTGGATGTGCCATCAACCATTTCGCCAAAGTCATAGCTGACTCGCAATGTTGTCTCATGCGCAGGTGCAAAGTTTTTGCGCCGCGTAGTCCCAACCAGCAAGCGAATGGAGAAGGAACCGGACCAAGCTCTTGATAGATGCTTGAACGCAATTTCTCTATGTATTCCGCTCCACCGACGATGATTCCACCTACGTGGTCGCCGTGACCGTTAATATACTTTGTTGTTGAGTGAACGACAAGATCCGCACCATGCTCCAAAGGACGGAACAAATATGGTGTAGGGAATGTATTGTCCACGATGCTCATCAAATTGTTGTCTTTCGCAAATTTAAGCATCATTGGAATATCGTTCAGTCGAATTGTTGGATTCAACATCGCTTCTAAATAAACGATCTTTGTATTTGGACGAAGCGCTGCTTCCATTTCCGCTTTGTCATCTCCACTTACAAACGTCACTTCAATATTCATCTCTTCGAAGATCTTAGTCATCAAGGCATAAGTTCCGCCATAAACGGTGCCTGAAGAGATCATGTGATCGCCTGCGTGAAGTGTACCAAGCAAAGCCAAAGAAATAGCTGCCATGCCAGAGCCTGTCGCCAAAGCTGCCTCGCCGCCCTCTAGAGTAGCGATTTTTGTTTGAAACATATTTTGGGTAGGGTTCCGAGAACGTCCGTATGTGAAGATGCCCTCTTTGTCGCCAGCTAGGTAACGTTCCATTTTTTCTGGCGTCCATACATAGGTACTCGTCAAATACAATGGTGATACGAGTGCACCCGTTTCTCCGTCAGGATGTTGTCCTGCATGTACGGCATTAGTTTCAAAGTTTTTTGAATTCATTTCCATTTTTATATCCCCCTATTGTCCATAAGTATTTAGAAACAGTTCTCTACAATATGTGATTTCCTCATCTGACAATCGTTCCACTTTACCCATGGATTTCGCCTGATAAATCACCTTCGCAGCATCCTCACACATCACAGCCGCCACCAACGCATGATGCACATTGGTTCCTACCGTAATTACGCCATGGCTTTGTAGCAGACAGGCATTGGAATCTCCAATATGGTCAACCACCTGAATTCCGATGGTCTCGCTGCCTGGTCTTGAATACGGCGCGCACGGCACGTCGCTCCCCACCTCGTTCGCCAAGGTTGTCAATGCGCAGGGGATACCCTCTCCCAGCACGGCAAAACTTGTCGCATAGGGTGAATGTGTGTGAATGACCCCATGGATATCCGGACGATGACGGAAGATGTACAACAATCCTCCCATATCGACGGACGGTTTCATGGCTCCCTCGATGACATTACCATCGATGTCCACAACCACCATATCCTCTGGCACCAAATCCTCATACGCCATCCCACTCGGGGTGATAACGAGATATCCGCTTTCCGGATCTCTCCCTGTAACATTTCCGCCAGTCAAGCTGATTAAGCCATTCTGCTTCAATGCATTTGCGGCCTTTAATACCTCGGCCTTTAAAATCTCAAGCACTTTGAACTTCCTCCTACTTCAATCCATCGTTGACTTCAACGAGGATTTTAACGTGCTCATTTCCCTTGGCACAGATGGCTTCAAATCCATCTTTAACGATATTGTCCAAGGTTGCCTCCCCAGTAACCAATGGCATTGGGTCTAATTTCTCGGCTGCAATCAACTCCAAAACATCTTGAATCTCATTCACATTGGCTTGAGAAGTCTTGATAACCCGCTCGCCTTCTTGAATTAAATTCATGTTGATTCTCGGTGGACTAGAAAATACGCCCATGATCATCAACGTGCCATTGCATCTCAATAGGTTCACTGCCAGATCCAAAGTCGGTTCTAAACCAACCGCCTCATAGGATACATCCACCAGGTCACCGTTTCTTTTTGTAACGCCTTCAATCGGATCTTCTTCTTTTCCGTCAATATATATACCGCCAAAGGTTTCCACAAATTCGCGTTTTCCTTGACCTTGTCCAATTACATAGATGGGATCAGCGCCTGCCGCCTTGGCAGCGATCAAACAAGATAATCCAATCATTCCAGGTCCAACGATTGCCGCCGACTTTCCAGTCAAATCGCCAATTTGTTGGGTTGCATGCACACCACATGAAATTGGTTCTGTTAATGCGGCCGCTTTTAGGGTCACATTTTCAGGCACCAAGAACAATTGATGCTCCGGAATAACCACGTACTCAGCAAATCCACCATCCTTGCCAACCCCGATAAAACCGAGTTTTTCACAGATGTTTTTTCTGCCAGTCTTGCAGAACTCGCATTCGCCGCAGACAATAGAGCCTGATGCGGTAACGCGATCTCCGATTTTCCAGTTTTCCACGCCTTGACCAACTGCATCAATGATGCCAGCGTATTCGTGTCCTTGCACCAAGGGTGCAGTTTCTCCCGTCAAACGATGGGGCTTTTCCACCGGAATCCATAGCGGTCCCAGATACTCATGCTTGTCCGTGCCGCAGATTCCAGCCCAGGCAACGCGCACACGCACTTGACCTTTCTTTGGAATCGGCATTTGTCGTTCTTCTACGCGAACGTCTTTATGGCCATACCAAACTGCTGCCTTCATTATTTTTCCCCCTTGCCCCAGAAAAGTCGACGATGAACCCAAGCAATCTTGTCGGCTGCTTCCATGCTCCAGAAAGAGTCATTGGAAAGAAGCTCGTTCGCCACGGCATCAACGCCTTCCATAAACTCGATGGAAACCTCGGTCGCCTTTGTTGCATCCAATCGATATGGATACAGATCCAAAGAATACCAGCCTTCATATCCGAGTTTCTTTAACCAGTAGAAGAGTTCCAAACTTTGTAACAATCGAACCGAGCCAAACATCATATCGTCATCTGCAATCCGATAGTTGTCGTTAAGGTGTAGATGGAAAAGTCGTCCTGAAGTCAATAGAACACTGGCGATTTCAGCAGGATTTTCATCGGCATTCAATGCATGTCCCACATCAAGAACCGCACCGACATTGGCCTGTCCCGTTGCTTGAGCAAGAGCCAATACCTTGGCGCCTGAATTGACCATACACTTCATTTTGGGCTCGCTGACCTTATATTCAATGGCAATTTTCACATCTTGTCGATACAAGGCACAAGCGCGAATACCTTCAATCAAACGCTGCCATGCGGCAACATAATCAATTTCAAATACATAATCAAATCCATCTTGTCCCAACCAAAGATTCACGGTTTCAACGCCCAATTCGACGGCTACATCCATAGCTTCCTTCGTCAATTTAATCGCTTTCATGCGCTGGTCTTCTTCCGGTGAAGAAAAAGAACCGGTCGCCCATTCGCCGTCGCACACCACTTCTACGATCAAGCAAATTGCTTGAAGTCCATGATCAGCAAGAAGCGTCTTCACTTCTTGAATATTCTCTTTGTTGACATCAAAGGGATAGCAGATCTCGACCCCTTTAAGGCCCTTCACCTTTCCAGCGCGACGTACTCGCTCTTCGAAAGGAATATACGGTTTGTAGCCATCGCCTACGTAGCGGTCGCTACCCATGCCATATGCCCAAATACCCAGTCCAATTTTTTCCATAATAACCTCCGTCTATCCTAAGTACGCCTTCATTAATTCTGGATCATTTCGCAAGTCTTCCGGCTTTCCTGATTTCTCAATCACGCCTGTTGACATCAAATACGCACGATCACAAATCTTAAGGGCTTTCATCGCGTTTTGCTCGACAATTAATATCGCCACACCGCGTCTATTAATTTCTTTAACAATTTCAAAGATCTGATTTACAATCAATGGCGCCAATCCAAGGGAAGGCTCATCGAGAATCATCAATTTTGGATTTGCCATCAGTCCCCGACCAACCGCCAGCATTTGCTGCTCGCCGCCAGATAAGTGACCACCGTACTGATCCTTCCGCTCCAGAAGACGCGGAAACAATTCATATACTTCAATTAGATCTTTTTCAATTTGCTCTTTGTCCTTTCGAAGGAAAGAACCAATCATTAAGTTTTCGTATACCGTTAAGTTTGAGAAAATTTGTCTTCCCTCTGGTACATGAACAATTCCTTTTCCAACGACTTGATAGGGTACCCGTGGCATTTCTTCTCCGTCAAATTGAACAGAACCCTCGGTTTGCTTCATCACACCAGAGATG
This genomic window contains:
- a CDS encoding zinc-binding dehydrogenase, coding for MRALVKESIEPGHFSMHDLPMPIPGKDQVRIKIVRAGICQTDWVYINQGGFALKPPVVLGHEIAGYVDEVGEGVEGFEVGQRVLTQTTYHVCGKCRFCKQGLYNHCAERKGLGSAQNGGFAEYVITWKGSVMPLPEEVTFDQAACVEPMACGVHAMAERCPVFVNDVVVVMGPGTIGLGVAQVAKAQGGIVVVAGLTSDRPRLDVALEMGIDRVVDIQTEDLEAIVKEMTDGFGADVVVEATGNVNAVETALKVVRRRGRFVPMGVFTTKIELDFHMIKKKELDVYGSHAQVPTAWETTLKMLQNGKLSTDKIVTHVFPLTDWEKAFETVSRKEGIKILLDPTK
- a CDS encoding FGGY-family carbohydrate kinase — its product is MILVIDAGTSRLKIAIMDSSYRTIAFASEAVAVSHPFVGACEIDMPELWAQVITLLKQLRQSQPQAFDQIQGIGITGQGDGMWALDQEGKPVRPAILWNDTRSKSLSIPQLETADLNCCKRGVTPNFAGGNTLILRWLKEEEPDNYRRIAHVLHCKDYLNYCLTGEIATEASDASTAMINIFQKTYVKEGLDELGIGDMVSKMPPVLSSKNIVGRVRPSVAERTGLPAGIPVIAGAIDVIAVCYGAGASKVKDACIILGTTLANGVVIDKAQAKEPYTLGSILCHVPDNTYLRLMSTLNGTESIEWARDLFMQGKTYKEIEEIISPLKPGAAGIIYHPYLYGERAPVKNSFACGSFIGLRREHGAREMMRAVYEGIVLSVLDCLAYLPETGDSLIFTGGGAKSNLICQMVADATGKQVKRPNEEELGLLGIARSTWEAIKSDSEGFEPDFDRFEPNFNWTKEYQKLYRMYVEARQGFTDFWQERDKEEEK
- a CDS encoding PLP-dependent aspartate aminotransferase family protein, translated to MEMNSKNFETNAVHAGQHPDGETGALVSPLYLTSTYVWTPEKMERYLAGDKEGIFTYGRSRNPTQNMFQTKIATLEGGEAALATGSGMAAISLALLGTLHAGDHMISSGTVYGGTYALMTKIFEEMNIEVTFVSGDDKAEMEAALRPNTKIVYLEAMLNPTIRLNDIPMMLKFAKDNNLMSIVDNTFPTPYLFRPLEHGADLVVHSTTKYINGHGDHVGGIIVGGAEYIEKLRSSIYQELGPVPSPFACWLGLRGAKTLHLRMRQHCESAMTLAKWLMAHPKVVDVSYPGLENHPQHELAKSIFTGKGFGGLVSFTIDGGIPEAQKVINELHMAQYCVSLGDLDTLVQHPATMTHGKIEPDERARMGIPDGMIRISVGIENVEDIIADFEQALEKF
- a CDS encoding class II aldolase/adducin family protein, which produces MLEILKAEVLKAANALKQNGLISLTGGNVTGRDPESGYLVITPSGMAYEDLVPEDMVVVDIDGNVIEGAMKPSVDMGGLLYIFRHRPDIHGVIHTHSPYATSFAVLGEGIPCALTTLANEVGSDVPCAPYSRPGSETIGIQVVDHIGDSNACLLQSHGVITVGTNVHHALVAAVMCEDAAKVIYQAKSMGKVERLSDEEITYCRELFLNTYGQ
- a CDS encoding 2,3-butanediol dehydrogenase → MKAAVWYGHKDVRVEERQMPIPKKGQVRVRVAWAGICGTDKHEYLGPLWIPVEKPHRLTGETAPLVQGHEYAGIIDAVGQGVENWKIGDRVTASGSIVCGECEFCKTGRKNICEKLGFIGVGKDGGFAEYVVIPEHQLFLVPENVTLKAAALTEPISCGVHATQQIGDLTGKSAAIVGPGMIGLSCLIAAKAAGADPIYVIGQGQGKREFVETFGGIYIDGKEEDPIEGVTKRNGDLVDVSYEAVGLEPTLDLAVNLLRCNGTLMIMGVFSSPPRINMNLIQEGERVIKTSQANVNEIQDVLELIAAEKLDPMPLVTGEATLDNIVKDGFEAICAKGNEHVKILVEVNDGLK
- a CDS encoding TIM barrel protein: MEKIGLGIWAYGMGSDRYVGDGYKPYIPFEERVRRAGKVKGLKGVEICYPFDVNKENIQEVKTLLADHGLQAICLIVEVVCDGEWATGSFSSPEEDQRMKAIKLTKEAMDVAVELGVETVNLWLGQDGFDYVFEIDYVAAWQRLIEGIRACALYRQDVKIAIEYKVSEPKMKCMVNSGAKVLALAQATGQANVGAVLDVGHALNADENPAEIASVLLTSGRLFHLHLNDNYRIADDDMMFGSVRLLQSLELFYWLKKLGYEGWYSLDLYPYRLDATKATEVSIEFMEGVDAVANELLSNDSFWSMEAADKIAWVHRRLFWGKGEK
- a CDS encoding ABC transporter ATP-binding protein — encoded protein: MLKIDNLHAGYGGIKALRGVSIDVNEGEIVAVLGSNGAGKSTLLKTISGVMKQTEGSVQFDGEEMPRVPYQVVGKGIVHVPEGRQIFSNLTVYENLMIGSFLRKDKEQIEKDLIEVYELFPRLLERKDQYGGHLSGGEQQMLAVGRGLMANPKLMILDEPSLGLAPLIVNQIFEIVKEINRRGVAILIVEQNAMKALKICDRAYLMSTGVIEKSGKPEDLRNDPELMKAYLG